In Bradyrhizobium lablabi, one DNA window encodes the following:
- a CDS encoding phage tail tube protein, whose amino-acid sequence MTYQSNFYGYSAMLLQSALGTPAVGAGGTIIRQTGGTPGKLSKAAIQSKEIRQDAQPVKGRHGMQTAVGGPYTTELSIQSADQIMQAVLRGTWDTEITATSADFTSITFGANTIIWASGNPITKGFRVNDVIMLPITATATNQNKNFRITAVSATTITVAETLTISGTADTTATIKRRGRKVIMPAAGSLVNRYFTIEEYETDITGSRLFNDCFWKSMKFTMAPNGLIMFEPSWVGTGSFTATTGAAVLTTPTLIANPPMAALDATLRLGGVDVADITAFDLTVDNGAVAPQVVGSKISPTVLPGLNQVTMNLTILQKDMSYISGFLNETGYSLSLKCVDNMAEPKNFININVPNFTLGGADVSPMSTAGGARTVTIAVPAGLIGHDPSGVAWDDSACTIQISNLT is encoded by the coding sequence TTGACCTATCAGTCAAATTTTTACGGATATTCGGCGATGTTACTCCAGTCGGCGCTCGGAACGCCGGCGGTTGGCGCGGGCGGAACGATCATCCGCCAGACCGGCGGCACGCCCGGCAAATTGTCGAAGGCCGCCATTCAATCCAAAGAAATTCGCCAGGACGCTCAGCCCGTCAAGGGTCGGCACGGCATGCAGACTGCTGTTGGTGGGCCGTACACCACGGAATTGTCGATCCAATCCGCCGACCAAATCATGCAGGCCGTTTTGCGCGGGACGTGGGACACCGAAATCACGGCGACATCTGCCGACTTTACGTCCATCACTTTCGGCGCAAATACCATCATCTGGGCCTCTGGAAATCCGATCACGAAGGGATTCCGGGTCAACGACGTTATCATGCTGCCCATTACAGCCACCGCCACCAACCAAAATAAGAACTTTCGGATAACTGCCGTCTCCGCGACGACGATTACTGTTGCCGAGACGCTGACGATTAGCGGCACGGCGGACACGACGGCCACGATCAAGCGCCGTGGTCGTAAGGTCATCATGCCCGCGGCAGGCTCTTTGGTGAACCGCTATTTCACGATCGAGGAATATGAGACCGACATCACCGGAAGCCGGTTGTTTAACGACTGCTTCTGGAAATCGATGAAGTTCACGATGGCGCCGAATGGCCTCATCATGTTCGAGCCGTCATGGGTTGGAACCGGTTCATTCACTGCCACGACGGGCGCGGCGGTCCTGACAACGCCAACGCTGATCGCAAATCCGCCGATGGCGGCGCTTGACGCAACGTTGCGCCTTGGTGGCGTCGACGTTGCGGATATCACTGCGTTCGATCTGACGGTCGATAATGGCGCGGTGGCCCCGCAAGTCGTCGGCAGCAAGATCTCACCGACTGTTCTGCCGGGCCTCAATCAGGTCACGATGAACCTGACGATCCTGCAAAAGGATATGTCGTATATCTCAGGTTTCCTGAATGAGACCGGCTATTCGCTCAGCCTCAAGTGCGTGGACAACATGGCGGAGCCGAAGAACTTCATCAATATTAACGTGCCGAACTTCACGCTCGGCGGCGCTGATGTTTCGCCGATGAGCACTGCCGGAGGTGCCAGAACGGTTACGATTGCGGTTCCGGCTGGACTTATCGGACACGACCCCAGTGGCGTGGCGTGGGATGATTCGGCTTGCACGATTCAAATATCAAATTTAACGTGA
- a CDS encoding phage tail assembly chaperone: MLEGLITRTRRPERLAEYEADLECPPFPLALQHVWHAFCRLSARRGSNGFSINPISWPDIDAYVRNSKMALAPWEIRIIEELDDLFRQEHSKPRD, encoded by the coding sequence ATGCTTGAAGGTCTGATCACGCGAACGCGCAGGCCGGAGCGTCTTGCGGAATACGAAGCCGATCTGGAATGTCCCCCGTTCCCTTTGGCCTTGCAGCATGTGTGGCACGCCTTCTGCCGATTAAGCGCAAGGCGCGGCTCAAACGGGTTTTCGATCAATCCGATCTCGTGGCCGGATATCGACGCGTATGTCCGGAATTCAAAAATGGCCCTTGCGCCATGGGAAATTCGGATCATCGAAGAACTAGACGACCTGTTCCGCCAGGAACACAGCAAGCCGAGAGATTAA
- a CDS encoding HNH endonuclease, with product MSRPRLGTADTRRIRPPPKQAADHYSTPEHRAWRTAVVERAGGQCQWPGCGRSGVRLFADHIVEIKDGGSALDLANGQALCGGHHTAKTMRARARRMAAPPPV from the coding sequence ATGAGCCGGCCGCGCCTGGGTACGGCAGACACTAGACGAATACGTCCGCCACCTAAGCAGGCGGCAGACCACTACTCCACGCCAGAGCATAGGGCGTGGCGCACCGCAGTCGTAGAGCGAGCGGGCGGGCAGTGTCAGTGGCCAGGCTGCGGACGGTCGGGTGTCAGGCTATTCGCCGACCATATCGTGGAGATCAAGGACGGTGGTTCCGCGCTAGACCTGGCCAATGGGCAGGCGTTGTGCGGAGGTCATCACACGGCAAAGACGATGCGCGCGCGCGCCCGGCGGATGGCGGCACCCCCGCCGGTTTAA
- the nusG gene encoding transcription termination/antitermination protein NusG: protein MRIQAAHTPPEVKMRDTDVQAVDLKELKIGDFVGFVDIDPPIAPVAPSNEPAEWYVVQTEPQQDLTTVWRLHELGLEMFVPVLRRRVKTGRIGKNGHKVTRVIAKPMFPGYGFLRTTGIGDHRTIEEVRGVSGFMRDIAGNPVKLPHAAVLAVFRKQMEEQQKWIQENGGRRGSAWKRGDRVRVDDDGGAYAGLIATIDKIDSKGRIEVLLGMIRTSLPADMVVAA, encoded by the coding sequence TTGCGTATCCAGGCCGCACATACACCACCAGAAGTTAAAATGAGGGATACGGACGTGCAGGCAGTCGATTTGAAAGAACTGAAGATCGGTGATTTCGTCGGGTTCGTGGATATCGATCCGCCGATAGCTCCCGTCGCGCCATCCAATGAACCTGCGGAATGGTATGTCGTACAGACCGAACCGCAACAGGATCTGACGACGGTTTGGCGTCTGCACGAGCTCGGGCTCGAGATGTTCGTTCCGGTATTGCGTCGTCGCGTCAAAACCGGACGCATCGGCAAAAACGGCCACAAGGTCACGCGCGTGATCGCAAAGCCGATGTTTCCGGGTTACGGCTTCTTGCGGACGACTGGAATCGGCGACCATCGCACAATTGAGGAAGTGCGAGGTGTAAGCGGCTTCATGCGCGACATCGCCGGAAATCCAGTGAAACTGCCTCATGCGGCTGTACTTGCGGTCTTCCGGAAACAGATGGAAGAGCAGCAGAAATGGATTCAGGAGAACGGCGGCCGTCGCGGCTCGGCATGGAAACGCGGCGACAGGGTGCGCGTCGATGACGACGGCGGCGCCTATGCGGGCCTTATTGCGACAATCGACAAGATCGACAGCAAGGGCCGAATTGAGGTATTGTTGGGGATGATCCGGACGAGTTTGCCGGCTGATATGGTGGTGGCGGCATGA
- a CDS encoding GIY-YIG nuclease family protein, whose amino-acid sequence MNADEALAQIRASGKRFYVYVLKKPNGTPFYVGIGTGRRLLDHKYYAKKDHLKSHKLSIIRKILSSGNDLTFDVECHSDERSTVEARERELISRIGRADLNQGPLANNTDGGEGAHNPSPEELLRRSAVLKARWVGRDRSILAHLWTPEMKAKATAAKKGVKRKFAVRGSAWMTAEMRAARSDRLRADPVSKRPGVGAKISASKLGKKMPDHWMKDPIKKLAFARAKHPRARAIEVEGRRFECIEDAADAFGKKRNCVDMWLKRGNRGAKYL is encoded by the coding sequence ATGAACGCTGATGAAGCATTGGCGCAAATTCGCGCCAGCGGCAAACGGTTTTACGTCTACGTTCTTAAAAAGCCAAACGGTACGCCGTTCTACGTTGGAATTGGAACCGGCCGAAGGCTTTTGGATCACAAGTATTACGCGAAAAAAGATCATCTGAAATCGCACAAGCTTTCCATAATCAGAAAGATTTTGTCATCGGGTAATGATCTGACGTTCGACGTTGAGTGTCATTCCGACGAAAGATCGACGGTTGAGGCTAGAGAACGTGAACTGATATCTAGGATTGGCCGCGCCGACCTTAATCAGGGGCCGCTTGCCAACAATACCGATGGAGGCGAGGGCGCGCATAATCCGTCACCAGAAGAGTTGCTGCGTCGTAGTGCCGTTCTAAAGGCGCGGTGGGTCGGGAGAGATAGATCCATCCTCGCCCACCTCTGGACGCCCGAGATGAAGGCGAAAGCCACGGCCGCAAAAAAGGGCGTAAAACGTAAATTCGCCGTGCGCGGCAGTGCGTGGATGACCGCGGAAATGCGCGCCGCCCGATCCGACCGGCTAAGGGCCGATCCCGTTTCTAAGCGGCCCGGCGTTGGAGCTAAAATTTCTGCCTCTAAGCTGGGCAAGAAGATGCCAGATCACTGGATGAAAGATCCGATCAAAAAGCTTGCTTTTGCTCGTGCGAAACATCCTCGAGCAAGAGCGATCGAGGTGGAGGGGCGACGGTTTGAGTGCATCGAAGATGCTGCAGATGCATTCGGCAAAAAGCGCAATTGCGTTGATATGTGGTTAAAGCGCGGCAATCGCGGCGCGAAATACCTCTAG
- a CDS encoding branched-chain amino acid ABC transporter: protein MPLPTDTDFDLGDLDARDEAELAIKHPSTGEITTWVWTFYGPGHPKTIELANRVSRDALRDLAAQKQARVNGKKWKEEEQSIDHLRADNVASIVARTKTFTPVKISGETISFSPEAAIKLLLDRKKGWLFAQVMEFLKEDENFIHPSAKS, encoded by the coding sequence ATGCCTCTTCCTACCGATACCGATTTTGATCTCGGCGATCTCGATGCGCGCGACGAAGCTGAATTGGCGATCAAGCATCCGTCGACCGGCGAAATAACAACCTGGGTATGGACGTTCTATGGTCCTGGACATCCCAAGACGATTGAACTTGCAAACCGCGTTTCGCGTGATGCTCTTCGCGATCTGGCTGCCCAAAAACAGGCGCGCGTGAACGGAAAAAAGTGGAAGGAAGAAGAGCAATCGATCGACCATCTACGCGCAGATAACGTCGCCAGCATCGTTGCGCGAACCAAGACATTCACTCCCGTGAAAATATCTGGCGAAACGATCTCGTTCAGTCCCGAGGCCGCAATAAAACTTCTACTTGATCGCAAGAAGGGTTGGCTCTTCGCGCAAGTGATGGAGTTCCTCAAAGAGGACGAGAATTTTATACATCCCTCAGCGAAGAGCTGA
- a CDS encoding terminase large subunit — MTISLACPDWQQRIQSKSRSLVPNLPLDEAAARRAVTIFDKLRLPDVAGQPLLADAAGDWFRDIVRALHGSIDGVTGERNVREVFLLVPKKNSKTTNGAALMLTSLLINKRPNAEFLLIAPTQPITEIAFDQVAGMIEADPKLRDPKRIHIQFHLKKITYLPTGATLQVKSFDPKVLTGVKPAGILVDELHVVSGNANADRVIGQLRGGLISQKEGFLVFITTQSERPPAGVFKSELDKARDIRDGLREGAMLPVLYEFPDEIAKDEERWGDPTNWWMVTPNNGRSITVDRLNQEFQTAKDTGEEEFRRWASQHLNVQIGIGLRSNGWAGAPLWHRGIEPGLTLDAVIDRSEVLTVGFDGGGLDDILGLAVVGRERVTKRWLAWTHGFISPEGLERRKANRPLYEDFKGAGDLTYVDHLPEDVAGLVAVIEKVRASGRLAEVGADPAGLGLIVDALAEIGVSEENENLIGVRQGFGLMGAIKSIERKLADGSFKHGGQAMMAWCAGNAITQPTPTGMRIVRDASGYGKIDPLMALFCAVDRMAMNPTASGGPSIYEERALLVV; from the coding sequence GTGACTATTTCCCTGGCGTGTCCGGATTGGCAGCAAAGGATACAGAGCAAGTCCCGGTCGTTGGTGCCAAATCTCCCTCTTGATGAGGCGGCAGCACGGCGCGCGGTCACGATATTCGATAAGCTGAGGCTTCCGGACGTGGCGGGCCAGCCGTTGCTGGCGGATGCCGCGGGCGATTGGTTCCGGGACATCGTGCGGGCGCTGCACGGATCTATCGATGGGGTGACGGGCGAACGGAACGTTCGTGAAGTCTTCCTATTGGTGCCAAAGAAGAATTCCAAGACCACCAATGGCGCGGCGCTCATGCTGACGTCGCTCTTGATCAACAAGAGGCCAAACGCTGAGTTCCTTCTGATAGCGCCAACGCAGCCGATCACCGAGATAGCCTTCGACCAAGTCGCGGGTATGATCGAGGCGGATCCAAAGCTCCGCGATCCGAAGCGCATCCATATTCAGTTTCACCTAAAGAAGATCACATATCTTCCGACTGGCGCGACGCTCCAGGTTAAATCGTTCGACCCGAAGGTTCTGACCGGCGTCAAACCGGCCGGCATTCTGGTCGACGAGCTCCACGTCGTTTCAGGCAACGCGAACGCGGACCGGGTTATCGGCCAGCTTCGTGGCGGCCTGATCTCACAGAAGGAAGGCTTTCTCGTCTTCATCACGACGCAGTCGGAACGCCCGCCGGCGGGAGTGTTCAAGTCCGAACTCGATAAAGCCCGCGATATCCGCGACGGCCTTCGCGAAGGCGCGATGCTGCCAGTGCTCTATGAGTTTCCGGACGAAATCGCGAAGGATGAGGAGCGTTGGGGCGATCCAACCAACTGGTGGATGGTCACACCAAACAACGGCCGCAGCATCACGGTCGATCGGCTGAACCAGGAATTCCAGACTGCGAAGGATACCGGTGAGGAGGAGTTTAGGCGCTGGGCATCTCAGCACCTCAACGTTCAGATCGGGATTGGACTACGCAGCAATGGTTGGGCTGGAGCGCCGCTATGGCATCGTGGCATTGAGCCTGGGCTCACGCTTGATGCGGTGATCGATCGATCGGAAGTTCTAACTGTCGGGTTCGATGGTGGCGGGCTCGATGATATTTTGGGCCTTGCGGTTGTCGGCCGCGAGCGGGTTACGAAGAGATGGCTTGCTTGGACGCACGGGTTCATCTCGCCAGAGGGGCTGGAGCGCCGCAAGGCCAATCGTCCGCTCTATGAAGATTTTAAGGGCGCTGGTGACCTGACGTATGTCGATCATTTGCCGGAAGATGTCGCTGGGTTGGTGGCTGTCATTGAGAAGGTTAGGGCGTCTGGACGATTAGCCGAAGTTGGCGCCGACCCCGCTGGCCTCGGTCTCATCGTTGATGCGCTCGCCGAGATTGGCGTTTCGGAAGAAAATGAAAACCTGATAGGCGTCCGCCAGGGTTTCGGCCTGATGGGCGCCATTAAGTCGATTGAGCGCAAGCTTGCCGATGGATCCTTTAAGCACGGCGGCCAAGCCATGATGGCATGGTGTGCCGGCAATGCGATCACGCAGCCAACGCCAACTGGAATGCGGATCGTCCGCGATGCGTCTGGTTACGGAAAGATCGATCCTCTGATGGCGCTGTTCTGCGCTGTTGATCGAATGGCGATGAACCCTACGGCGTCGGGAGGCCCTTCGATTTACGAAGAGCGCGCGCTGCTCGTTGTTTGA
- a CDS encoding HK97 family phage prohead protease, with product MKKTVVDIAEFRSKLVSGSAPGVLLRLAPSADLQMVGDERVMKFVFSDGSVDRYGDTIDARGWVLDSFNANPVALFGHDANTIENVIGKARNVRVEGTRLVGEIEFMEASVNPKAEAVYQMLKGGYLNAVSVGFQPIEWDLSKDKSRPQGINFKKQELLEISVVPVPALPTALVQARAAGIDVDRLGLVDEVIEPPADKVKRRSALLVRKVLGRKTKGLYDLGFLISILSDLGMLTSWSEWEAEIEGDGSNVPNMLVDILFDLADAFTAMANEELAEFLADFNDEPDTTGFDDVELAYVAEGKSAPARCFRAARMRAKYLATGKIEKAGRVLSAENQKKLRDAHTQLSAACDIVKGVADSADVTETDADDSGKPDVIVLDDQKAARERRERIARARKAQAEAV from the coding sequence ATGAAAAAGACCGTGGTCGATATTGCTGAATTCCGATCGAAGCTAGTGTCGGGCAGTGCGCCTGGCGTGTTGCTGCGCCTTGCGCCGTCAGCCGATCTTCAAATGGTTGGCGACGAACGGGTGATGAAGTTCGTTTTCAGTGACGGTTCGGTCGATCGTTACGGCGACACGATCGACGCCCGCGGTTGGGTATTGGATTCCTTCAATGCGAATCCCGTGGCGCTGTTCGGCCACGACGCGAACACGATCGAGAACGTGATCGGCAAAGCGCGCAACGTTCGCGTCGAAGGAACTCGCCTGGTCGGCGAAATCGAGTTCATGGAAGCTTCCGTCAATCCGAAGGCTGAAGCCGTCTATCAGATGCTCAAGGGCGGCTACCTCAATGCGGTGTCGGTTGGATTCCAGCCGATCGAATGGGATTTGTCGAAGGACAAGAGTCGGCCGCAGGGCATAAATTTTAAGAAGCAGGAGTTACTGGAAATCTCGGTGGTTCCGGTTCCCGCTCTGCCTACGGCATTAGTGCAGGCGCGCGCCGCGGGCATCGACGTCGATCGGCTCGGGTTGGTCGACGAAGTAATCGAGCCGCCGGCCGATAAGGTCAAACGCCGCTCCGCGCTATTGGTCCGGAAGGTTCTGGGTCGCAAGACAAAGGGCCTTTACGATCTCGGTTTCCTCATCAGTATTCTTTCCGATCTTGGAATGCTGACAAGCTGGTCGGAATGGGAAGCCGAAATCGAAGGCGATGGCAGCAACGTCCCGAATATGCTGGTCGACATCCTTTTTGATCTCGCCGATGCGTTCACCGCAATGGCGAATGAAGAACTCGCCGAATTCTTGGCCGACTTCAATGACGAGCCGGACACCACAGGGTTCGATGATGTCGAACTTGCCTATGTCGCCGAAGGCAAGAGCGCTCCGGCGCGGTGCTTCCGGGCGGCGCGGATGAGGGCGAAATATCTCGCAACCGGCAAGATCGAAAAGGCTGGTCGCGTCCTATCGGCCGAAAATCAAAAGAAACTTCGCGATGCGCACACGCAATTGTCTGCGGCTTGTGACATCGTGAAGGGCGTTGCGGACTCGGCGGATGTAACCGAGACCGACGCCGATGATAGTGGAAAGCCCGATGTGATCGTTTTGGACGATCAGAAGGCGGCGCGTGAACGCCGCGAACGTATCGCGCGCGCGCGCAAAGCACAGGCCGAAGCGGTCTAA
- a CDS encoding phage head-tail connector protein: protein MGIKVITTLLSTALQNYDLTTIDEVKDELSILDNSKDATLKRYITSASAAASQYCNRKFQAEQLQDEFWPDREPFQYTLPGGVDVLQLSRWPVIAPIISVVENGIALVENTDFRVNYDTGTLIRLDSLNFYPRKWAAWPIVAKFVGGFADIPEDIEDAIIRMVTRRYASKGRDPNLKQQSIPGVIEQQFWISTGTESGNFANDIADVLNSYRVPVSV, encoded by the coding sequence ATGGGCATCAAGGTAATAACCACGCTGCTTTCGACGGCGCTTCAGAATTATGATCTGACGACGATCGACGAGGTGAAAGACGAGCTTTCGATTTTAGACAATTCGAAGGACGCCACGCTGAAGCGCTATATCACCAGCGCATCCGCCGCAGCTTCGCAATACTGCAACAGAAAATTCCAGGCCGAGCAGTTGCAGGATGAATTCTGGCCGGATCGCGAACCGTTCCAATATACGTTGCCCGGTGGTGTTGACGTCCTTCAGTTATCGCGCTGGCCGGTGATTGCTCCGATTATTTCCGTCGTGGAAAATGGAATCGCGCTTGTCGAGAACACAGATTTCCGCGTCAATTACGATACCGGCACTCTGATCAGGCTCGATAGCCTGAACTTCTACCCGCGAAAATGGGCGGCTTGGCCGATCGTCGCGAAATTTGTCGGCGGCTTTGCCGATATTCCGGAAGATATTGAAGACGCGATCATTCGCATGGTCACACGCCGATATGCCTCTAAGGGTCGCGATCCGAATTTGAAACAACAGTCGATTCCAGGCGTGATCGAACAGCAATTTTGGATTTCCACCGGCACCGAATCCGGCAATTTCGCCAACGACATCGCCGACGTTTTGAATTCCTACCGCGTGCCGGTCTCCGTCTGA
- a CDS encoding phage portal protein: protein MSINQLSAMGVLTFKAGVSIRSKDVARCLPRLLPVGGARSEKPITNHPVAKLFKRPNVIQTWFEFALQMHTSFLLRGNAYAVILRNMRGDPIALIPVNPDAVLLLEAPDGSIFYNVARYGLFQMAMLQGLPLTIPSDDIFHLRDVTFNMLTGLSTIGIARDSIGVAMGLTQQQARFMANGARPSGVLQTPKTLSVDAANRLRDQWNTLRSGLQNIGKTAILEEGLEWKPMQLNSVDLQFIDQLKFSVEEMARAVGVPLHKLGVAGESSRIKLDDADQSYVNTTIMPDLDMWEQKFVQKFDLDDEDLTADFDERRLLRAAESTRVNTYRTQVISGLKTQNECRALEGDPPLPGGDVLLTPANSAANGSDVTGTPADGAGRPDEGTSPDPGF from the coding sequence TTGTCCATCAATCAACTATCGGCCATGGGCGTTTTGACGTTCAAGGCCGGTGTTTCAATTCGTAGTAAGGATGTGGCGCGCTGCCTTCCTAGGCTCTTGCCGGTCGGCGGTGCGCGAAGCGAAAAGCCGATCACCAACCATCCGGTCGCGAAGCTTTTCAAGCGGCCAAACGTAATTCAGACGTGGTTCGAGTTTGCGCTTCAAATGCATACGTCGTTCCTGCTCCGCGGGAACGCATATGCGGTAATTTTGCGGAACATGCGCGGCGATCCGATCGCGCTGATACCCGTAAACCCTGACGCGGTTCTCTTGCTCGAGGCACCGGACGGTTCGATCTTCTACAACGTGGCTCGCTATGGCCTGTTTCAGATGGCGATGCTTCAGGGTCTACCCCTGACGATACCATCAGACGATATCTTTCATCTACGTGACGTCACCTTTAATATGCTGACGGGCCTTTCGACGATCGGAATTGCTCGAGACAGTATCGGCGTCGCGATGGGCTTGACGCAACAGCAGGCCCGTTTCATGGCGAACGGTGCGCGCCCTAGCGGTGTGCTGCAAACGCCGAAAACTCTTTCGGTCGACGCGGCGAATCGCCTGCGCGATCAGTGGAACACGCTTCGCTCCGGACTGCAGAATATAGGAAAGACGGCGATCCTCGAGGAAGGCCTCGAATGGAAGCCGATGCAGTTAAATTCGGTCGATCTGCAATTCATAGATCAACTGAAGTTTTCCGTTGAAGAGATGGCGCGAGCCGTTGGCGTGCCGCTGCACAAACTCGGTGTCGCCGGCGAAAGCTCACGCATCAAGCTCGATGATGCGGATCAGTCTTACGTCAACACCACGATCATGCCCGATCTAGATATGTGGGAGCAGAAATTCGTTCAGAAGTTCGATCTGGACGACGAGGATTTGACTGCGGACTTCGACGAGCGGCGCCTTCTCAGGGCTGCAGAATCGACGCGGGTCAACACCTACCGGACGCAAGTCATCTCCGGGCTCAAGACGCAGAACGAGTGCCGCGCGCTCGAGGGCGACCCGCCGCTTCCCGGCGGTGACGTACTGCTCACGCCGGCGAACTCTGCGGCCAACGGTTCAGATGTTACGGGCACGCCGGCAGATGGTGCCGGCCGCCCAGATGAAGGTACTTCGCCGGATCCCGGCTTCTAA
- a CDS encoding phage major capsid protein, with translation MLKELRRAHAAASDELAGLVDDEAAFAAKEAEILVIKGKIERAERAQSASAALARPLDGSEGGDNGRHEPVTSERTLSSLVAEARNYGSREGRKAVYDDCLSIARKGLGITPDKTKNFGSFGEQLQSIFNYYASKGSSTDSRLVRAPTGAGEVDPTGGGFLVQVDFAASIFMLAHDMGEIISRVSKTPISANANGLKIPGVDETSRATGSRWGGVASNWAAEGVTGTESRPKFRMVEFDLKKLISKMTVTDELLQDSTALTSIAAQAFSEEVMFMTEDAIVEGTGAGQPLGFLNAPALVSVAKEQGQQAGTVVKENIDKMWTRCNSRSRSNAVWLINQDMEPQLAALNGAVGTGGALVYMPPGGISAAPFATLKGRPIVTTEYNPALGVPGDIALVDLSQYMLVDKGGVQMATSMHVSFNTDEMVFRITYRVDGKPMWTAARTRFKGGNTESPFVVIAAR, from the coding sequence ATGCTTAAGGAACTCCGCCGGGCGCACGCCGCGGCAAGTGACGAACTGGCCGGTTTGGTCGACGACGAGGCGGCGTTCGCCGCGAAAGAGGCCGAGATCCTTGTGATCAAGGGTAAGATCGAGCGCGCCGAACGCGCGCAGTCGGCGTCGGCGGCGCTGGCCCGTCCTCTTGATGGCAGCGAAGGCGGCGACAATGGCCGCCATGAGCCCGTTACCTCCGAGCGCACTCTCTCGAGCCTGGTTGCGGAAGCGCGCAACTACGGTTCCCGCGAAGGTCGCAAGGCTGTATATGACGACTGCCTGAGCATCGCGCGCAAGGGCCTCGGCATTACGCCCGACAAGACCAAGAACTTCGGCTCTTTCGGAGAGCAGCTTCAGTCGATCTTCAATTATTACGCCAGCAAGGGATCGAGCACCGACTCCCGCCTCGTTCGCGCGCCAACCGGCGCCGGCGAAGTTGATCCCACTGGTGGCGGCTTCCTCGTTCAGGTGGACTTCGCCGCTTCGATCTTCATGCTTGCCCACGACATGGGCGAGATCATCAGCCGCGTTAGCAAGACGCCAATCAGCGCCAATGCGAACGGTCTGAAGATCCCCGGCGTCGACGAAACCAGCCGCGCCACCGGTTCACGTTGGGGCGGTGTCGCCTCCAACTGGGCGGCTGAGGGCGTGACCGGTACAGAGTCCCGCCCGAAGTTCCGCATGGTCGAATTCGATCTGAAGAAACTCATTTCGAAGATGACCGTGACCGACGAGCTCCTTCAGGACTCGACGGCGTTGACGTCGATCGCTGCGCAGGCATTCTCGGAAGAAGTCATGTTCATGACGGAAGACGCGATCGTCGAAGGCACCGGTGCCGGTCAGCCGCTCGGCTTCCTCAATGCGCCGGCGCTCGTATCTGTCGCCAAAGAACAGGGGCAGCAGGCCGGGACGGTCGTCAAGGAGAACATCGATAAGATGTGGACGCGCTGCAATTCGCGTTCGCGCAGCAATGCCGTGTGGCTCATCAATCAGGACATGGAGCCTCAGTTGGCGGCGCTGAATGGCGCAGTCGGAACCGGCGGTGCATTGGTCTATATGCCGCCCGGTGGCATCTCTGCCGCGCCGTTCGCGACTTTGAAGGGCCGTCCGATCGTGACGACCGAATACAATCCCGCACTCGGCGTTCCCGGCGACATCGCGCTGGTCGATCTCAGCCAGTACATGCTGGTCGACAAGGGCGGCGTGCAGATGGCTACTTCGATGCACGTTTCGTTCAATACCGACGAAATGGTCTTCCGCATCACCTACCGCGTCGATGGAAAGCCCATGTGGACTGCTGCCCGGACCCGTTTCAAGGGTGGCAATACCGAATCTCCGTTCGTTGTGATCGCGGCTCGCTGA